In Chryseobacterium shigense, the following proteins share a genomic window:
- a CDS encoding M23 family metallopeptidase: protein MKTIKKYFIAGLILSLHISIYGQFNTLTPTQSNKANNPKIVEQIKEADNPKLKKEKKSWKDVFNITTKADLKNETEGSTKWLKNQIDSLKAMLKEGSASNSKKENLKKSQDFLILATKSKIINDFQNNIKVPFAGLGAYDFIDEPEEVNFSKIVMPLRRKISITSPYGTRTHPIFGTSKFHNGIDLAAHYENVYSVLDGVVTETGKGNKGGGNYIKIKHFNRFETAYLHLSEIYYRVGERVKAGFIIAKSGNSGNSTGPHLHFSVKEFGKSINPSHFLNDLIKVNQLIATYYAK, encoded by the coding sequence ATGAAAACCATAAAAAAATATTTTATAGCAGGATTGATTTTGTCTCTTCACATCTCAATATACGGACAGTTTAATACCCTTACGCCGACACAGTCAAATAAAGCGAATAATCCAAAAATTGTAGAGCAAATAAAAGAAGCGGATAATCCGAAGCTAAAAAAAGAGAAAAAGTCGTGGAAGGATGTTTTTAATATCACCACAAAAGCCGATTTGAAAAATGAAACCGAAGGTTCGACGAAGTGGTTAAAGAATCAAATTGACTCTTTGAAAGCAATGCTTAAAGAAGGTTCAGCATCCAACAGCAAGAAAGAGAATCTAAAAAAATCACAGGATTTTCTCATCTTAGCCACTAAAAGTAAAATAATTAATGACTTTCAAAATAATATAAAAGTCCCCTTTGCGGGTTTGGGAGCCTATGATTTTATAGATGAGCCAGAAGAAGTCAATTTTTCAAAAATTGTAATGCCGTTACGTCGAAAAATATCCATTACATCACCTTACGGAACAAGAACACATCCTATTTTCGGAACCTCTAAATTTCATAACGGAATTGATTTGGCAGCCCATTATGAAAATGTCTATTCGGTTCTGGATGGAGTCGTTACGGAAACAGGAAAAGGCAATAAAGGAGGTGGAAACTATATCAAAATCAAACACTTTAACCGATTTGAAACCGCTTACCTCCATCTTTCCGAAATTTATTATCGTGTCGGAGAGCGTGTGAAGGCAGGATTTATCATTGCTAAAAGCGGAAACTCTGGAAATTCAACAGGACCACATCTGCATTTTTCAGTAAAAGAGTTTGGGAAAAGCATCAATCCGTCTCATTTTTTAAACGACCTCATAAAAGTTAACCAATTAATCGCTACCTATTATGCAAAATGA
- a CDS encoding DUF6449 domain-containing protein: METKKEFDQVEYLKNQMKYLGFGEGEKLHKDLEKGINSKKQQFEIKTSSDKTLPGNKADFTLNYNKTEKGGIFLNSYDANLSNEKGESVSQNFRVSRDNSFTAKEAVNLLEGRSVKIEFDNPKTNEREPAFVKLNLGKEKNQYGNYNFQTFYKNYGVDTAEIVEKSNLIFDKPEYRETTIKSLEKGNVVKVKFEQDDKIIEGKAILDPQNRNLKLYDSDMNRINTNKPLEGLEQDNKHEKNNVKEQSIKR, translated from the coding sequence ATGGAAACAAAAAAAGAATTCGACCAGGTAGAATATTTAAAAAATCAAATGAAATACCTAGGCTTTGGAGAAGGAGAAAAACTCCACAAAGACTTGGAAAAAGGTATCAATTCTAAAAAACAACAGTTTGAAATCAAAACCAGTTCCGACAAAACGTTACCCGGAAATAAAGCAGATTTTACATTGAATTACAATAAAACCGAAAAGGGCGGAATTTTCCTAAACTCTTACGATGCCAACCTTAGCAACGAAAAAGGGGAATCTGTTTCCCAAAATTTTAGGGTTTCGAGAGACAACTCCTTCACGGCAAAAGAGGCTGTCAATCTTTTGGAGGGACGTTCCGTGAAAATAGAGTTCGACAATCCGAAAACCAATGAGAGAGAACCTGCTTTTGTAAAGCTGAATTTGGGCAAAGAAAAAAATCAATACGGCAACTACAACTTCCAGACTTTTTATAAAAATTACGGTGTTGATACCGCAGAAATCGTAGAAAAATCCAATCTCATTTTCGATAAACCTGAATATAGGGAAACCACCATTAAATCTTTAGAAAAAGGAAATGTTGTAAAGGTGAAGTTTGAGCAAGATGATAAGATTATTGAAGGAAAAGCCATTCTTGACCCTCAAAACAGAAACCTTAAGTTATATGATTCTGATATGAACCGAATCAACACCAACAAACCGTTGGAAGGTCTGGAACAAGACAATAAGCACGAAAAAAACAATGTGAAAGAGCAAAGCATTAAACGATAA
- a CDS encoding Eco57I restriction-modification methylase domain-containing protein, producing the protein MIDFPKQEDAAITENQLPARIINQISPNRYKLTDYFEEKGISKNLIHQNTSQIYYEYSGKKYLGIAIPNHSGGFEILHPQNHHLIGKSGISEIKGSKNEMVVFENALDTLSFLRLLEMENRKNSRTLITLHSAENMDFLFKQYKNFDGKLMLCLSGNAIGNAITQKISDFFEGRNIRDVRSFYGISESGNSNLNHYLINKLRNEQKIANFSTLNLSKDENTAIKSGTVPETQPVESGTTRQDAGKSFEESQSVQNRNNTSRQAVGSNNAGNGLADPERSNLGGGQAGRSSISPQHNDVRKNEKGEYSLGGILTPTTRIQKLDALILQYKEQKLTNQQVAEIVSAACFVSDDQKIHLRENLIITDDLKNICNQYKSGGTDKKGRGILDEYYTDSKIVDTVRNLIKDEFKGKSHISVLEPSIGTGNFVYAAKGLDVKCTITAFEINETTAKIAKIFHPETDINLRSFESEFIGETGIKTNPKEFKNKYDLIIGNPPYGDHRGYYKGLGEEPHVSKYEDYFVKRSLDVLKDGGTLAMVLPSAWLNRQKKLNGAEVINAFRLPSGVFAGTKIGTDIIILKKNTHKQTQDISGYFDQNKERVLGEMKERSNQFGRMETYVSGNLDDALLQIEKFQSQKNTARIGNLFEDLFSDNDKSKEVEGTSLSIRTGEKTQTVISDTRQERKTLLTNAQNKVIEVLQTLNDIKFKSPAVNAEIRKYEKYKTSVDTLSPEQLNTLFKNAEKILERNYSKNEEYKVQTQPNIKPSILKYQFKKEDTIVPTSLQNNPDISQELINAFKDTHYDGTLNNYGKHYQFANYVDGQWIHDFYYAEGNIYKKLEQLEIDFKDKYAVGGTENQYEKQKALLEKVLPKAKTLDEIIISPNHEFVHQFHLGTVEKIRYNQASKQQEAVIESYSLADKFKDFVRDLPSEAFAGSSSWEVRQFVDNETVTGSDKERNALIRERRKEAANDLFNKFLREELPEDLRKRFVKDFNRNYNNIHVPDYSKFPLFSKIYQNFKGKELRLTEVQKAGIGRMTTKGVGLLAHEVGFGKTLSGILSMYEAMERGNAKRPLIVVPNDTILKQWVDTIFETIPDAKVNVLGNLGRDYDLSKFDNKDGEITLVTYEGFNNIGFSQEITERLASRFNYISSSELKGVTNSERDFQKELEKDKEMQGKMKRGKVYDWEDFGFDHKTFDEAHNANHIIGKVRIEDRRFASDFRSQNQQTSKLGINTWMAAQYIQEQNDGRNVTLLSATPFTNKPLEYYSILSLIANKRLEESGYFNVNTFFETFMEADNDMEIDAKGDVKFKTNVRRFKNNSLFQQLLSEFIDIKGEEDNPDLIRPNKINKEYKIEQNDLTQEQYDVLTENFKEGEKGAILTHILNARKIAISPYLSPYYDGEIPTVKEFVENSPKLNETMNLIRQNKKDIPESGQIIYSELAVEEFPKLKEYLVLLIGYKPEEVGIITGATSKANRLKIQDEFNSGKIKIVIGSEAIQEGMNLQENTSDLYLLSLPYNFTSLRQTEGRAWRQGNQWENVRINFMLTNDSIDVFMLQKLQAKQARYLEAMKKGADVIDISDIDTQELKTSIITNPETRANIEVEILKKKLEGEKSRFLADSAFVSRKFEEYTKEKEKVTQAELSYNRIEGYANENDDKADYWKDQLPYYQNKIELAKIDLEKVVQKLAEKGVNVLDIEKQTEITEAKIEELDMQIENLPELKKELITQYRLEKKESLKIAENRDYVKERETENFELFINKEPYTTLSANSVIEKENILKEQSEKYSGRKR; encoded by the coding sequence ATGATTGATTTTCCGAAACAAGAAGATGCAGCGATTACAGAGAATCAACTTCCTGCAAGAATCATCAACCAAATAAGCCCTAACAGATACAAACTCACGGACTATTTTGAGGAAAAAGGGATTTCAAAAAACCTTATTCATCAAAATACTTCCCAGATTTATTACGAATATTCAGGAAAAAAATATCTCGGCATCGCCATACCTAATCATTCCGGAGGATTTGAAATTCTGCATCCACAGAACCATCATCTTATCGGAAAATCTGGTATTTCAGAAATTAAAGGAAGCAAAAACGAAATGGTTGTTTTTGAAAATGCTTTGGATACCCTGTCTTTTCTAAGGCTTTTGGAAATGGAAAACAGAAAGAACAGCCGAACCTTAATCACACTGCATTCTGCTGAAAATATGGATTTTCTTTTCAAACAGTACAAAAATTTTGACGGAAAACTCATGCTTTGTTTGAGTGGAAATGCCATAGGAAATGCTATAACCCAAAAGATTTCTGATTTTTTTGAAGGCAGGAATATTCGGGATGTCCGTTCATTTTACGGCATTTCAGAATCGGGAAACAGCAATCTGAATCATTACTTGATAAATAAACTCCGTAATGAACAGAAAATTGCTAATTTTAGCACATTAAATTTGTCAAAAGATGAAAACACTGCAATTAAATCTGGAACAGTTCCCGAAACTCAGCCAGTGGAATCAGGAACAACTCGACAAGACGCTGGAAAGTCTTTCGAGGAAAGCCAATCCGTCCAAAACCGAAATAACACTTCAAGACAAGCAGTGGGCAGCAACAATGCTGGAAATGGACTTGCAGACCCAGAGCGGAGCAATTTGGGAGGAGGACAAGCAGGAAGATCCTCAATTAGCCCACAACACAATGATGTTCGAAAAAATGAAAAAGGAGAATATTCCCTGGGCGGAATATTAACTCCAACAACAAGAATACAAAAATTAGATGCTCTTATTTTACAATATAAAGAGCAAAAGCTCACTAATCAACAGGTTGCGGAAATAGTTTCCGCAGCCTGCTTTGTTTCTGATGATCAAAAAATTCATCTCAGAGAAAACCTAATTATCACCGATGATTTAAAGAACATCTGTAACCAGTACAAATCCGGTGGAACAGATAAAAAAGGTCGTGGAATTTTAGATGAATATTACACTGATTCAAAAATTGTCGATACCGTTCGAAATCTCATTAAAGACGAGTTTAAAGGCAAAAGCCACATCAGCGTTTTAGAACCAAGCATAGGAACAGGAAATTTTGTGTACGCTGCAAAAGGTCTTGATGTAAAATGTACTATTACAGCTTTTGAAATCAATGAAACCACGGCAAAAATTGCCAAAATTTTTCATCCTGAAACCGACATCAACCTGCGCTCTTTTGAATCGGAATTTATTGGGGAAACAGGAATTAAAACCAATCCGAAAGAATTTAAAAACAAGTACGATCTTATCATCGGTAATCCGCCTTATGGTGATCACAGAGGCTATTACAAAGGTTTAGGAGAAGAACCCCATGTATCCAAATACGAAGATTATTTTGTAAAGCGAAGCCTTGATGTCCTAAAGGATGGCGGAACCTTGGCAATGGTTCTTCCTTCTGCGTGGTTGAACAGACAGAAAAAACTAAACGGTGCAGAAGTAATCAATGCATTCAGGCTGCCTTCGGGAGTTTTTGCAGGAACTAAAATCGGAACCGACATCATCATTCTTAAGAAAAATACCCACAAGCAAACTCAGGATATTTCCGGTTATTTTGACCAAAATAAGGAAAGGGTTTTGGGCGAAATGAAAGAAAGAAGCAACCAGTTCGGAAGAATGGAAACCTATGTTTCTGGAAACTTGGATGATGCGCTGTTGCAAATTGAAAAATTCCAATCTCAAAAAAATACCGCAAGAATCGGAAATCTTTTTGAAGATCTTTTTTCAGATAACGATAAAAGTAAGGAAGTAGAAGGTACTTCACTATCAATCAGAACAGGAGAAAAAACACAAACCGTTATTTCGGATACAAGACAGGAAAGAAAAACGTTACTTACCAATGCTCAAAATAAAGTAATTGAAGTTCTCCAAACGCTCAACGATATTAAATTCAAATCTCCCGCTGTCAATGCTGAAATCCGAAAATATGAAAAGTATAAAACATCAGTAGACACTCTTTCACCAGAGCAACTGAATACACTTTTTAAGAATGCTGAAAAAATACTGGAAAGAAATTATTCGAAAAATGAAGAATACAAAGTTCAGACTCAACCGAACATAAAACCAAGTATTCTCAAATACCAATTCAAAAAAGAGGATACTATTGTTCCCACCTCTTTGCAGAACAACCCCGATATTTCACAGGAACTTATCAATGCTTTCAAAGATACTCATTATGACGGAACGCTCAATAATTACGGTAAACACTACCAATTTGCCAATTACGTTGATGGACAATGGATTCACGATTTTTATTACGCTGAAGGAAATATTTACAAAAAGTTAGAACAACTTGAAATCGACTTCAAAGACAAGTATGCGGTTGGTGGAACAGAAAATCAATACGAAAAGCAGAAAGCTTTATTGGAAAAAGTGCTTCCTAAAGCCAAAACATTGGATGAAATCATCATCAGTCCCAATCATGAGTTTGTTCACCAATTTCATTTAGGAACTGTTGAGAAAATTCGGTATAACCAAGCTTCAAAGCAACAAGAAGCGGTTATTGAAAGTTACAGTCTTGCGGATAAATTTAAGGACTTTGTTCGTGATCTTCCTTCTGAAGCTTTTGCAGGTTCATCTTCGTGGGAAGTCAGGCAATTTGTAGATAATGAAACGGTAACAGGAAGTGATAAGGAGCGAAATGCCCTAATCCGAGAAAGGAGAAAAGAGGCAGCCAATGATTTATTTAACAAATTTCTCCGTGAAGAATTACCAGAAGATTTGAGGAAACGTTTTGTAAAAGACTTCAATAGGAATTACAACAATATTCACGTTCCTGATTATTCAAAATTTCCTTTGTTTTCAAAAATTTATCAAAATTTCAAAGGAAAAGAGCTTCGGTTAACCGAAGTTCAAAAAGCAGGAATCGGAAGGATGACCACAAAAGGAGTTGGACTTCTAGCACACGAAGTAGGATTCGGGAAAACCTTATCGGGTATTCTTTCGATGTACGAAGCCATGGAAAGGGGAAATGCTAAAAGACCACTCATTGTGGTTCCGAATGATACTATTTTGAAACAATGGGTGGATACGATTTTTGAAACCATTCCCGATGCGAAAGTGAATGTTTTAGGAAATCTCGGTAGAGATTATGATTTATCAAAATTCGATAATAAAGATGGAGAAATCACCCTCGTAACCTACGAAGGTTTCAATAATATCGGTTTCTCTCAAGAGATTACAGAACGTTTGGCTTCTAGATTCAATTACATCTCTTCAAGCGAGCTCAAAGGGGTAACGAATTCCGAAAGGGATTTTCAGAAAGAACTGGAAAAGGATAAAGAGATGCAAGGTAAAATGAAGCGTGGAAAAGTCTATGATTGGGAAGATTTTGGGTTTGACCACAAAACTTTTGATGAAGCTCATAATGCCAATCACATCATCGGAAAAGTAAGGATTGAAGACCGCCGTTTCGCTTCCGATTTTCGGAGTCAAAATCAACAAACCTCAAAATTGGGTATTAATACTTGGATGGCGGCACAATACATTCAGGAACAAAATGACGGGAGAAATGTCACCCTACTTTCAGCAACACCATTCACCAATAAGCCTTTAGAATATTATTCAATATTGTCATTGATTGCCAATAAACGTCTGGAAGAATCGGGATATTTCAATGTTAATACCTTCTTTGAAACCTTTATGGAAGCGGACAATGATATGGAGATTGATGCCAAAGGTGATGTGAAATTCAAAACCAATGTCCGCAGGTTTAAAAACAATTCTCTTTTTCAGCAACTTTTATCAGAATTTATTGATATTAAAGGAGAAGAAGACAATCCAGATCTGATTCGTCCGAACAAAATCAATAAAGAATATAAAATTGAGCAGAATGACCTTACCCAAGAACAATATGATGTATTGACCGAAAACTTTAAGGAAGGCGAAAAAGGAGCAATTCTTACTCATATTTTAAATGCACGAAAAATTGCGATATCACCTTATCTTTCTCCTTACTACGATGGCGAAATCCCAACGGTAAAAGAGTTTGTGGAAAATTCTCCGAAATTAAATGAAACGATGAATTTAATCCGGCAGAATAAAAAAGACATTCCCGAATCGGGACAGATCATTTATTCCGAACTGGCAGTAGAAGAATTTCCGAAACTCAAAGAATATCTTGTACTGCTGATTGGCTACAAACCGGAAGAAGTTGGAATAATTACTGGAGCAACAAGCAAAGCCAATCGGCTGAAAATTCAGGATGAATTCAATTCCGGAAAAATAAAAATCGTTATCGGAAGTGAAGCTATTCAGGAAGGAATGAACCTTCAGGAAAACACCTCGGATTTATATTTACTGTCTTTGCCGTATAATTTCACATCGCTTCGCCAAACGGAGGGAAGAGCTTGGCGACAAGGCAATCAATGGGAAAATGTCAGAATCAATTTTATGCTCACAAATGATAGTATTGATGTGTTTATGCTTCAGAAATTACAAGCTAAACAGGCGAGATATTTGGAGGCGATGAAGAAAGGTGCTGATGTAATTGATATTTCGGATATTGACACGCAGGAACTAAAAACATCTATCATTACCAATCCTGAAACCAGAGCCAATATTGAAGTTGAAATTCTGAAGAAAAAATTGGAAGGTGAAAAAAGCCGATTTCTTGCGGACAGTGCTTTTGTATCAAGAAAATTTGAAGAGTACACCAAAGAAAAGGAAAAAGTAACCCAAGCTGAACTTTCTTACAACAGAATTGAAGGGTATGCCAATGAAAATGATGACAAAGCGGATTATTGGAAAGACCAGCTTCCATACTATCAAAATAAGATTGAGCTTGCTAAAATTGACCTCGAAAAAGTAGTTCAAAAACTCGCTGAGAAAGGGGTAAATGTTTTGGATATAGAAAAGCAAACCGAAATCACGGAAGCTAAAATCGAAGAACTGGATATGCAAATAGAAAATCTTCCGGAGCTAAAAAAGGAATTAATCACTCAATACAGATTAGAGAAAAAAGAATCCCTGAAAATTGCTGAAAACCGTGATTATGTGAAAGAAAGGGAAACGGAGAATTTTGAATTATTTATAAATAAAGAACCTTACACAACTTTGAGCGCTAATTCTGTGATAGAAAAAGAAAATATTTTAAAAGAACAATCTGAAAAATATTCTGGAAGAAAAAGGTAA
- a CDS encoding PKD domain-containing protein: MKKKRVNFLPNVDPKIYISFGIILFLSLFFLLYQYFRHVDCENANYYIHADEYIVNKVVEFNDNTKGATSWEWDFGDSTTIDTRQRTLHYYKKPGEYIVKLKINGNCTHEKSVTITSISQQTGYLPIIMAPDVATVGDLVYFDAEKEGGESWEWSFGETASTDALGKSPVYRFKTTGDKKITLIVNGDVEHNAVKTIYVAPKTIKAKQKIDIKSYEFEKPHSTFSLPIGSAQKDPLVDMLQYIPVSPKTKSKKDSIIAAKKAPEISNEQFQLLLNQVAAQAKTKDDFKDYLCERYDIPVVANDKKLIPFEQFCQNIAGKKIKITALRLNKDANNCIQNINIQYKVKKYLIWMKE, encoded by the coding sequence ATGAAGAAAAAGCGTGTCAATTTCTTACCCAATGTTGATCCAAAAATTTATATAAGCTTCGGAATTATCTTATTTTTAAGCTTATTTTTTTTACTCTACCAGTATTTTCGTCATGTAGATTGCGAAAATGCCAATTACTATATTCATGCAGATGAATATATTGTTAATAAAGTCGTTGAATTCAATGATAATACAAAAGGAGCCACTTCTTGGGAATGGGATTTTGGTGATAGCACAACAATAGACACGAGGCAGCGTACTCTTCATTATTATAAAAAGCCGGGAGAATACATTGTAAAGCTCAAAATCAATGGAAACTGCACCCACGAAAAATCAGTAACCATTACCAGCATTAGTCAGCAAACAGGATATTTGCCTATTATTATGGCTCCTGATGTAGCAACAGTAGGAGATCTTGTTTATTTTGATGCAGAAAAAGAAGGAGGAGAATCGTGGGAATGGAGTTTCGGAGAAACAGCCAGTACAGATGCGTTAGGAAAATCCCCTGTGTATCGTTTCAAAACAACGGGAGATAAAAAAATAACCCTTATTGTAAACGGAGATGTAGAACACAATGCTGTAAAAACAATTTATGTCGCTCCAAAGACAATTAAAGCAAAACAAAAAATTGATATTAAATCTTACGAATTTGAGAAGCCTCATTCTACATTTTCATTGCCAATAGGAAGTGCACAAAAAGATCCTTTGGTGGATATGTTGCAATATATTCCTGTTTCTCCTAAAACAAAATCCAAAAAAGATTCCATAATAGCAGCAAAAAAAGCTCCAGAAATTTCCAACGAGCAGTTTCAGTTATTGCTTAATCAGGTAGCTGCTCAAGCCAAAACTAAAGACGATTTTAAAGATTATCTCTGTGAAAGGTACGATATTCCTGTTGTTGCCAATGATAAAAAGCTGATTCCTTTTGAACAGTTCTGTCAGAATATTGCAGGAAAAAAAATAAAAATTACAGCATTACGCCTAAATAAAGATGCTAATAACTGTATTCAGAATATCAATATCCAATATAAAGTCAAAAAATATTTGATTTGGATGAAGGAGTAA
- a CDS encoding AAA family ATPase translates to MNQTNTYNLEVTKALNIAQKIGRENLNAYYTGAHLLKAMLTRDLSLLKQLEAMGIDVFYMEEWAEVRIEELPKSPNKYSCEPDEIIDEIFAEADSVRELLAEEEISLFAVMVAVSSPGVAFNFDQMKTFPVSRNELLKDVSTFGGAETQGIAEPTKKTNKGFIQKYCINKKEQVKKRNKKELLVGRDTEINKITEILCRFSKQNVLVIGDHGVGKTALIEGFVQKVLLKQIPDILSGLEVFELDMGALIAGASYKGEIEDRIKNIAQELKAIPKAVLIIEEIHSLFSSHGSDSGIVNLLKSELSNGLTLIATSTIEEYTKKIEKEQGLAGMFELLKLEESNDEMHLRMLKQTLEDYQIHHKITIDNETMKEAIRLSKRYMKEKSLPASAIDLIDHTMSVLKTAGESFLKERNHLITRIIILEDNTNNHTEEERRMHADWLLKDFVEKTKYLISTADAQEEEKELPKFENTDELLKFSRELIEKTEKIAQEKRTHITEFDLGLIISQKTNIPIGKLKEEEKQKLNDMEGVLARRVVGQDHAITIVSEAVLETRSGLSKAGQPIGSFFFLGPTGTGKTELAKSLAEFLFQDENAIIRFDMSEFKEEHSAALLYGAPPGYVGYEEGGLLVNKIRQKPYSIVLFDEIEKAHASVFDVFLQIMDEGKLHDRLGKEGDFSNAIILFTSNIGSDFIVESFGRGEIPPSSKLLEMMSRFFRPEFLGRLTETIPFAPISKDNALKIFEIHLKKELLDLAKNLNIDLVITQEAKEYLSTEGYDIKYGARPLKGVIRGRLRRPLAKKIVAGEFKDGDTVEVSLADNDLIWRKL, encoded by the coding sequence ATGAACCAAACCAACACCTATAATCTGGAGGTTACCAAAGCACTTAACATTGCCCAAAAAATTGGCAGAGAAAACCTTAATGCCTATTACACAGGAGCACATCTTTTAAAGGCAATGCTTACAAGAGATTTATCCTTGCTAAAACAGCTAGAAGCAATGGGTATAGATGTTTTTTATATGGAAGAATGGGCAGAAGTTCGTATAGAAGAGCTCCCAAAATCTCCTAACAAATACTCTTGTGAACCCGACGAAATTATTGACGAAATTTTTGCAGAAGCAGATTCGGTAAGAGAATTATTGGCAGAAGAAGAAATATCTTTATTTGCGGTAATGGTGGCAGTAAGCTCTCCTGGAGTGGCTTTCAACTTCGATCAAATGAAAACCTTCCCCGTTTCCCGAAACGAATTACTAAAGGACGTTTCCACATTCGGAGGCGCAGAAACACAAGGAATAGCAGAACCTACAAAAAAAACAAACAAAGGATTTATACAGAAATACTGCATCAACAAAAAAGAACAAGTTAAAAAGAGAAATAAAAAAGAATTATTGGTTGGTAGAGATACAGAAATTAATAAAATTACCGAAATTCTTTGTCGTTTTAGTAAACAAAATGTATTGGTTATTGGTGACCACGGAGTAGGAAAAACTGCTTTAATAGAAGGATTTGTACAAAAAGTTTTGCTAAAACAAATTCCAGATATACTTTCTGGACTTGAGGTGTTCGAGCTGGATATGGGAGCATTAATTGCTGGAGCTTCTTACAAGGGAGAAATAGAAGACAGGATTAAAAATATTGCTCAGGAATTAAAAGCCATCCCGAAAGCAGTACTTATCATAGAAGAAATCCATTCTCTTTTTAGTAGCCACGGTTCAGATTCTGGGATTGTTAATTTATTGAAGAGTGAGCTTTCTAATGGTTTAACGCTCATTGCAACATCCACCATAGAAGAATACACCAAAAAAATTGAAAAAGAACAAGGTTTAGCAGGAATGTTCGAGCTTTTAAAATTGGAGGAATCCAATGACGAAATGCACCTAAGAATGCTAAAGCAAACATTGGAAGATTATCAAATACATCATAAAATAACCATTGATAACGAGACAATGAAAGAAGCAATAAGGCTCTCTAAAAGGTATATGAAAGAGAAAAGTTTACCTGCTTCTGCCATAGATTTAATAGATCATACTATGTCTGTACTAAAAACAGCAGGAGAATCTTTTTTAAAAGAAAGAAATCATTTAATCACAAGGATTATCATTTTAGAAGACAATACCAATAACCATACAGAAGAAGAAAGAAGAATGCATGCAGATTGGTTGCTAAAAGATTTTGTAGAAAAAACCAAATACCTCATTAGTACAGCAGACGCACAAGAGGAAGAAAAAGAACTTCCAAAATTTGAAAATACCGACGAACTGCTTAAATTCTCCAGAGAATTGATTGAAAAAACAGAAAAAATCGCTCAAGAAAAAAGAACGCATATTACCGAGTTTGATTTGGGATTGATTATTTCTCAAAAAACAAATATCCCGATTGGCAAACTGAAAGAGGAAGAAAAACAAAAGCTCAACGATATGGAGGGCGTACTCGCCCGGAGAGTAGTTGGGCAGGACCACGCCATTACCATAGTTTCGGAAGCCGTGCTAGAAACCCGTTCTGGATTAAGCAAAGCAGGGCAACCAATAGGATCGTTTTTCTTTTTAGGACCCACAGGAACTGGAAAAACCGAATTGGCAAAATCTTTGGCGGAATTTCTTTTTCAAGATGAAAACGCCATTATTCGTTTCGATATGTCGGAGTTTAAAGAAGAGCATTCCGCAGCATTATTGTACGGAGCTCCTCCAGGATATGTTGGATATGAGGAAGGCGGACTTTTGGTAAACAAAATAAGACAAAAACCTTATTCTATTGTGCTTTTTGATGAAATTGAAAAAGCCCACGCTTCCGTTTTTGATGTTTTTTTACAAATTATGGATGAAGGAAAATTGCACGATCGTTTAGGGAAAGAAGGGGATTTTTCTAATGCCATCATCCTTTTTACCTCCAATATTGGTTCAGATTTTATCGTAGAATCCTTCGGAAGAGGAGAAATCCCACCATCATCAAAATTATTAGAAATGATGAGCCGTTTTTTTCGTCCAGAGTTTTTGGGTCGTCTTACGGAAACCATTCCTTTTGCGCCAATTAGTAAGGATAATGCATTGAAAATCTTCGAAATACACCTTAAAAAAGAATTGCTGGATTTGGCTAAAAACCTTAATATAGACTTAGTAATAACCCAAGAAGCCAAAGAATATCTTTCTACAGAAGGATACGATATAAAATACGGAGCAAGACCATTAAAAGGGGTAATTCGTGGAAGATTAAGAAGACCTTTAGCGAAAAAAATCGTTGCTGGAGAATTTAAAGATGGTGATACTGTAGAAGTTTCATTGGCAGATAATGACCTGATCTGGAGAAAATTATAA